The Ooceraea biroi isolate clonal line C1 chromosome 11, Obir_v5.4, whole genome shotgun sequence genome includes a region encoding these proteins:
- the LOC105274496 gene encoding pancreatic triacylglycerol lipase, with the protein MSLLESLVLSTVLLVWSVYALPEDALGDNASQASIIETVLEREPATFKLYTRENPFGEEQLFLNDTEVLYASHFNESRPTKFIVHGFSDSGNEGWIRDLIDAYLLYQDVNVIVVSWGILAADDYPVAAKNTRVVGEYFGKFLEFLNRDSNLEYKDVHISGHSLGCYVAGFAGAYHDGRIGRITGLDPASPLFETISGVVDPEYRLDPTDAQFVDVIHTSGPAFGFLAPLGHADFYPNDGKIPQPGCSFFPTITYCSHSRAHQLMTESIGSTVGFKAKMCESWGKYKERLCDYNPVVLMGEYASTSLRGKFYLSTNDAPPFALQ; encoded by the exons ATGTCACTCCTCGAGTCTCTGGTCCTCTCGACCGTTCTTCTCGTCTGGTCAG TTTACGCTCTCCCGGAAGACGCGTTGGGCGACAATGCATCGCAGGCGTCGATCATCGAAACGGTGTTGGAGCGCGAACCGGCAACCTTCAAACTGTACACCAG AGAGAACCCGTTCGGCGAGGAGCAATTATTCCTGAACGACACCGAGGTATTGTATGCGTCGCACTTCAACGAGAGCAGGCCGACCAAGTTCATCGTTCATGGATTTAGCGACAGCGGAAACGAGGGCTGGATACGAGATCTAATAGATG cGTATCTGCTTTATCAGGATGTGAACGTGATAGTAGTCAGTTGGGGAATTCTGGCGGCTGACGACTATCCGGTGGCGGCTAAGAATACGCGCGTCGTCGGTGAATATTTCGGCAAATTCCTCGAGTTCTTAAATCGGGACTCGAACCTGGAGTACAAGGACGTGCACATCAGCGGTCACAGTCTGGGTTGCTACGTCGCAGGCTTCGCCGGAGCTTATCACGACGGACGTATCGGCAGAATAACAG GACTAGATCCCGCGAGTCCCCTGTTCGAAACTATCTCCGGTGTCGTGGACCCGGAATACCGATTGGATCCAACTGATGCACAATTCGTCGACGTTATCCATACCAGCGGTCCGGCATTCGGGTTCCTCGCGCCGTTGGGACACGCTGATTTCTACCCCAACGATGGGAAGATCCCCCAACCTGGATGCTCCTTCTTCCCAACCATAA CTTATTGCAGTCATTCGCGAGCGCATCAGCTCATGACCGAGAGCATTGGCAGTACGGTGGGCTTCAAGGCGAAAATGTGCGAGAGCTGGGGAAAGTACAAGGAGCGACTGTGCGATTACAATCCGGTCGTTTTGATGGGCGAATACGCCTCTACGTC ATTACGTGGGAAATTTTACCTGTCGACCAACGACGCTCCACCGTTTGCACTACAGTAA
- the LOC105274497 gene encoding male-enhanced antigen 1 — protein MSPEPTQEPIQETLTVSNASLGARMANDSDSEDEDMGMAGYVPLSQVSTDADPILDDDENDEWLSGIGESSQAQASSSTVDSQQSCSSEVLEVWSCSQNRTDIDLDAAKIKQVKSVMASIKLPETSIPQWASAISEEQWKEQLLVRIKEMQNKDP, from the exons ATGTCGCCTGAGCCTACGCAGGAGCCGATTCAAGAGACTTTGACAGTTTCCAATGCGTCCTTGGGTGCAAGAATGGCAAATGATTCGGACAGCGAGGACGAAGACATGGGAATGGCGGGATACGTACCGTTATCACAGGTTTCTACAGATGCCGACCCAATACTGGACGACGACGAG AATGACGAGTGGTTATCTGGAATTGGCGAATCCAGTCAAGCACAAGCGTCTTCTTCGACAGTCGACAGTCAGCAG AGTTGTTCGTCAGAGGTGCTGGAAGTCTGGTCGTGTTCACAGAATCGCACGGACATCGACTTGGACGCAGCCAAGATCAAGCAAGTCAAATCCGTGATGGCATCCATCAAATTGCCTGAGACTAGCATTCCGCAATGGGCCAGTGCGATCTCGGAGGAGCAATGGAAGGAGCAACTTCTCGTCCGCATCAAAGAGATGCAGAACAAGGATCCATAA
- the LOC105274498 gene encoding sodium- and chloride-dependent GABA transporter 1 isoform X2: MSTAVLHYQEIIHYQGFPGAGKLEQQGLGNLWRFPYLCYKNGGGAFMVPYFIALALAGIPMFLMELSLGQMLTIGGLGVFKIAPIFKGIGYATCVLSCWTNVYYIIILAWALFYFLVSLRADVPWRYCDNSWNTRYCITPDERLNITCWPSDHGANNLMCATSLGNLSHELLKDPVKEFWERRTLQISSSIEEVGGIRWELAGTLAVVWIMCYFCIWKGVKWTGKVVYFTALFPYALLAVLLVRGLTLPGAVEGLKYYATPNLSKLGDPEVWIDAVTQIFFTYALGLGALVALGSYNKFNNNVYKDALIVCGVNTCTSLLSGVVIFSVVGFMAHEQQKPVADVAASGPGLAFLVYPSAVLQLPGASIWSSLFFFMLLLIGLDSQFCTMEGFITAAVDEWPRQLRKRKESFIAIVCLISYLIGLLCVTEGGMYVFQLLDTYAVSGFCLLFLMFFECISVSWAFGVDKFYDGIRDMIGYYPCFWWKICWTFTTPAICVGVFIFNIIKFVPVKYLTYEFPWWSHFLGWLAGLSSMLCIPGYMIYIWSVTPGTTSEKYRKLIKIEDDVAALRKKLNPIKAAAIDAEFEL; the protein is encoded by the exons ATGTCTACGGCAGTCCTCCATTATCAGGAGATTATCCATTATCAGGGATTTCCCGGAGCGGGGAAACTGGAGCAGCAAG GTTTAGGAAACCTATGGCGGTTCCCCTATCTGTGTTACAAGAATGGCGGTGGTGCTTTTATGGTGCCCTACTTCATCGCGCTCGCGCTGGCTGGTATACCCATGTTTCTGATGGAGTTGTCCCTAGGACAGATGCTGACGATAGGCGGTTTGGGTGTCTTTAAAATAGCACCGATTTTCAAAG GCATTGGATACGCGACCTGCGTACTTTCTTGTTGGACCAATGTGTATTATATCATCATTCTTGCTTGGGCGCTCTTCTACTTTCTGGTCTCTTTACGAGCCG ACGTGCCTTGGAGATATTGCGACAACTCATGGAACACGCGTTACTGCATCACGCCCGACGAACGTCTGAACATTACGTGCTGGCCGAGCGACCACGGAGCGAACAATCTCATGTGCGCCACGTCTTTAGGAAATCTAAGTCATGAGCTGCTAAAAGATCCAGTCAAGGAATTTTGGGA GAGGCGAACTCTACAAATTTCTTCGAGTATCGAGGAAGTAGGTGGTATAAGATGGGAGCTAGCCGGTACACTCGCGGTCGTCTGGATCATGTGTTACTTTTGCATCTGGAAAGGCGTCAAATGGACCGGCAAG GTCGTTTATTTCACGGCGCTCTTCCCGTACGCCTTGCTGGCGGTGCTGCTGGTGAGGGGCTTGACACTTCCTGGAGCCGTGGAAGGTTTGAAATACTACGCGACGCCAAATCTGTCGAAACTCGGCGATCCCGAG GTATGGATAGACGCGGTGACGCAGATATTCTTCACTTACGCTCTCGGTCTAGGCGCCCTGGTGGCTCTAGGCAGTTACAACAAGTTCAACAATAACGTTTACAA AGACGCGCTGATCGTCTGCGGAGTGAACACTTGCACTAGCCTGCTTAGTGGAGTAGTCATATTCTCTGTCGTCGGTTTCATGGCCCACGAGCAACAGAAACCGGTAGCCGACGTAGCCGCTTCCG GGCCTGGCCTGGCTTTCCTAGTTTACCCCTCGGCGGTGTTGCAATTACCCGGAGCGTCAATCTGGTCGagtctcttcttcttcatgcTCCTTCTGATAGGACTCGACAGTCAG TTCTGCACCATGGAGGGCTTCATCACCGCCGCTGTGGACGAGTGGCCGCGACAGCTCAGAAAGCGGAAGGAATCATTCATCGCGATCGTATGCTTGATCTCCTACTTAATAGGGCTTCTGTGCGTTACGGAA GGCGGAATGTACGTGTTTCAACTATTGGATACGTACGCCGTCAGCGGATTTTGCTTGCTTTTCCTGATGTTCTTCGAATGCATCTCCGTGTCGTGGGCATTCGGGGTGGACAAGTTTTACGATGGCATACGCGATATGATAGGATATTATCCTTGCTTCTGGTGGAAGATATGCTGGACGTTCACCACACCTGCCATTTGCGTG GGCGTTTTCATCTTCAATATCATCAAATTCGTCCCTGTGAAGTATCTCACATACGAATTCCCATGGTGGAGCCATTTCCTAGGCTGGCTCGCAGGTCTCTCCTCGATGCTGTGCATTCCAGGATACATGATCTATATCTGGAGCGTTACACCCGGAACTACCTCAGAG aaatatcgaaaattgataaaaatagaagACGACGTGGCCGCCTTACGAAAGAAACTCAATCCGATCAAAGCTGCTGCCATCGATGCGGAATTCGAATTATAA
- the LOC105274498 gene encoding sodium- and chloride-dependent GABA transporter 1 isoform X1, translating to MPSTGSTGLPKVDRATSPLPRKPAAAVSPVTPVQELKPLFVEPPSNRTTSANGEKESDFRFEAIQCLRQSSIIRRLSIIRDFPERGNWSSKIEFILSVVGLAIGLGNLWRFPYLCYKNGGGAFMVPYFIALALAGIPMFLMELSLGQMLTIGGLGVFKIAPIFKGIGYATCVLSCWTNVYYIIILAWALFYFLVSLRADVPWRYCDNSWNTRYCITPDERLNITCWPSDHGANNLMCATSLGNLSHELLKDPVKEFWERRTLQISSSIEEVGGIRWELAGTLAVVWIMCYFCIWKGVKWTGKVVYFTALFPYALLAVLLVRGLTLPGAVEGLKYYATPNLSKLGDPEVWIDAVTQIFFTYALGLGALVALGSYNKFNNNVYKDALIVCGVNTCTSLLSGVVIFSVVGFMAHEQQKPVADVAASGPGLAFLVYPSAVLQLPGASIWSSLFFFMLLLIGLDSQFCTMEGFITAAVDEWPRQLRKRKESFIAIVCLISYLIGLLCVTEGGMYVFQLLDTYAVSGFCLLFLMFFECISVSWAFGVDKFYDGIRDMIGYYPCFWWKICWTFTTPAICVGVFIFNIIKFVPVKYLTYEFPWWSHFLGWLAGLSSMLCIPGYMIYIWSVTPGTTSEKYRKLIKIEDDVAALRKKLNPIKAAAIDAEFEL from the exons ATGCCTTCGACGGGATCGACCGGCCTTCCCAAGGTAGACAGAGCCACCAGTCCGCTGCCACGGAaaccggcggcggcggtgagTCCCGTGACTCCAGTGCAGGAACTGAAGCCGCTGTTCGTTGAACCTCCCAGCAACAGAACCACCTCGGCGAATGGCGAGAAAGAGTCAGATTTTCGATTTGAAGCGATACAATGTCTACGGCAGTCCTCCATTATCAGGAGATTATCCATTATCAGGGATTTCCCGGAGCGGGGAAACTGGAGCAGCAAG ATTGAATTCATATTGTCCGTCGTGGGATTGGCGATAGGTTTAGGAAACCTATGGCGGTTCCCCTATCTGTGTTACAAGAATGGCGGTGGTGCTTTTATGGTGCCCTACTTCATCGCGCTCGCGCTGGCTGGTATACCCATGTTTCTGATGGAGTTGTCCCTAGGACAGATGCTGACGATAGGCGGTTTGGGTGTCTTTAAAATAGCACCGATTTTCAAAG GCATTGGATACGCGACCTGCGTACTTTCTTGTTGGACCAATGTGTATTATATCATCATTCTTGCTTGGGCGCTCTTCTACTTTCTGGTCTCTTTACGAGCCG ACGTGCCTTGGAGATATTGCGACAACTCATGGAACACGCGTTACTGCATCACGCCCGACGAACGTCTGAACATTACGTGCTGGCCGAGCGACCACGGAGCGAACAATCTCATGTGCGCCACGTCTTTAGGAAATCTAAGTCATGAGCTGCTAAAAGATCCAGTCAAGGAATTTTGGGA GAGGCGAACTCTACAAATTTCTTCGAGTATCGAGGAAGTAGGTGGTATAAGATGGGAGCTAGCCGGTACACTCGCGGTCGTCTGGATCATGTGTTACTTTTGCATCTGGAAAGGCGTCAAATGGACCGGCAAG GTCGTTTATTTCACGGCGCTCTTCCCGTACGCCTTGCTGGCGGTGCTGCTGGTGAGGGGCTTGACACTTCCTGGAGCCGTGGAAGGTTTGAAATACTACGCGACGCCAAATCTGTCGAAACTCGGCGATCCCGAG GTATGGATAGACGCGGTGACGCAGATATTCTTCACTTACGCTCTCGGTCTAGGCGCCCTGGTGGCTCTAGGCAGTTACAACAAGTTCAACAATAACGTTTACAA AGACGCGCTGATCGTCTGCGGAGTGAACACTTGCACTAGCCTGCTTAGTGGAGTAGTCATATTCTCTGTCGTCGGTTTCATGGCCCACGAGCAACAGAAACCGGTAGCCGACGTAGCCGCTTCCG GGCCTGGCCTGGCTTTCCTAGTTTACCCCTCGGCGGTGTTGCAATTACCCGGAGCGTCAATCTGGTCGagtctcttcttcttcatgcTCCTTCTGATAGGACTCGACAGTCAG TTCTGCACCATGGAGGGCTTCATCACCGCCGCTGTGGACGAGTGGCCGCGACAGCTCAGAAAGCGGAAGGAATCATTCATCGCGATCGTATGCTTGATCTCCTACTTAATAGGGCTTCTGTGCGTTACGGAA GGCGGAATGTACGTGTTTCAACTATTGGATACGTACGCCGTCAGCGGATTTTGCTTGCTTTTCCTGATGTTCTTCGAATGCATCTCCGTGTCGTGGGCATTCGGGGTGGACAAGTTTTACGATGGCATACGCGATATGATAGGATATTATCCTTGCTTCTGGTGGAAGATATGCTGGACGTTCACCACACCTGCCATTTGCGTG GGCGTTTTCATCTTCAATATCATCAAATTCGTCCCTGTGAAGTATCTCACATACGAATTCCCATGGTGGAGCCATTTCCTAGGCTGGCTCGCAGGTCTCTCCTCGATGCTGTGCATTCCAGGATACATGATCTATATCTGGAGCGTTACACCCGGAACTACCTCAGAG aaatatcgaaaattgataaaaatagaagACGACGTGGCCGCCTTACGAAAGAAACTCAATCCGATCAAAGCTGCTGCCATCGATGCGGAATTCGAATTATAA
- the LOC105274492 gene encoding uncharacterized protein LOC105274492 isoform X2 → MDIRVNDNDVAKEESRCFVCDAQVRGRYYTLATCRTQNSQARVIEKLGELVGERYMVVISEDDVICRSCAVLVNNLDRLETEMRNVRNHVLRFLERKYFLEDGELRGNSDRPKPCQPPQITKSNAREVTNCCARQSEIDLETYYSKNKQIRKRSHSWLQCDKCKYTTHLNSFMMHHLRDHVKQKTSCDVRCELCVNQEETVHHCADTNKSSNKENERDNSDTLARNDSMEASSIEKRMQSVLLPAQTPPPAMSLASNDHVYISSILPARGIQRDQILCKRRKQSPEVKVEDRR, encoded by the exons ATGGATATAAGAGTTAACGATAATGACGTCGCGAAGGAGGAATCGCGATGCTTCGTCTGCGACGCCCAAGTCCGGGGTCGTTATTACACCCTGGCTACCTGCAGAACGCAAAATTCGCAGGCCAGGGTAATCGAGAAGCTCGGCGAGCTGGTCGGTGAGAG ATACATGGTTGTGATATCCGAGGACGACGTGATCTGTCGGAGTTGTGCCGTCCTCGTCAACAACCTCGACAGGCTGGAGACGGAGATGCGCAACGTGCGGAATCACGTCCTGAGATTCCTAGAGCGGAAGTACTTCCTGGAGGACGGGGAGCTCCGGGGCAACAGCGACAGGCCGAAACCGTGCCAGCCGCCGCAAATTACGAAGTCGAACGCGAGGGAGGTTACCAATTGTTGCGCCAGACAGAGTGAAATTGACTTGGAAACGTACTACTCGAAGAACAAGCAGATACGAAAGAGATCTCACTCGTGGCTGCAATGCGACAAGTGTAAATATACCACCCATCTCAACTCCTTCATGATGCACCATTTGAGGGATCATGTCAAGCAGAAGACATCCTGTGATGTCAGATGTGAACTGTGTGTTAATCAGGAAGAAACCGTGCACCACTGTGCCGACACGAATAAATCGAGCAATAAGGAGAATGAGAGAG ATAATTCTGACACTCTTGCCAGAAATGATTCCATGGAAGCATCGTCTATAGAAAAGAGGATGCAATCAGTTTTGCTACCCGCTCAAACACCACCACCTGCAATGAGTTTAGCGAGTAACGATCACGTGTATATCTCTAGTATATTACCAGCGA GAGGAATACAGCGAGATCAGATTCTGTGCAAGAGACGGAAGCAAAGTCCAGAGGTGAAGGTAGAGGACAGACGTTGA
- the LOC105274492 gene encoding uncharacterized protein LOC105274492 isoform X1 produces MDIRVNDNDVAKEESRCFVCDAQVRGRYYTLATCRTQNSQARVIEKLGELVGERYMVVISEDDVICRSCAVLVNNLDRLETEMRNVRNHVLRFLERKYFLEDGELRGNSDRPKPCQPPQITKSNAREVTNCCARQSEIDLETYYSKNKQIRKRSHSWLQCDKCKYTTHLNSFMMHHLRDHVKQKTSCDVRCELCVNQEETVHHCADTNKSSNKENERDNSDTLARNDSMEASSIEKRMQSVLLPAQTPPPAMSLASNDHVYISSILPANGPAPFKQPMYILQPLNTDIDNSRRNTARSDSVQETEAKSRGEGRGQTLTLMEDGSLGMMEIACWNET; encoded by the exons ATGGATATAAGAGTTAACGATAATGACGTCGCGAAGGAGGAATCGCGATGCTTCGTCTGCGACGCCCAAGTCCGGGGTCGTTATTACACCCTGGCTACCTGCAGAACGCAAAATTCGCAGGCCAGGGTAATCGAGAAGCTCGGCGAGCTGGTCGGTGAGAG ATACATGGTTGTGATATCCGAGGACGACGTGATCTGTCGGAGTTGTGCCGTCCTCGTCAACAACCTCGACAGGCTGGAGACGGAGATGCGCAACGTGCGGAATCACGTCCTGAGATTCCTAGAGCGGAAGTACTTCCTGGAGGACGGGGAGCTCCGGGGCAACAGCGACAGGCCGAAACCGTGCCAGCCGCCGCAAATTACGAAGTCGAACGCGAGGGAGGTTACCAATTGTTGCGCCAGACAGAGTGAAATTGACTTGGAAACGTACTACTCGAAGAACAAGCAGATACGAAAGAGATCTCACTCGTGGCTGCAATGCGACAAGTGTAAATATACCACCCATCTCAACTCCTTCATGATGCACCATTTGAGGGATCATGTCAAGCAGAAGACATCCTGTGATGTCAGATGTGAACTGTGTGTTAATCAGGAAGAAACCGTGCACCACTGTGCCGACACGAATAAATCGAGCAATAAGGAGAATGAGAGAG ATAATTCTGACACTCTTGCCAGAAATGATTCCATGGAAGCATCGTCTATAGAAAAGAGGATGCAATCAGTTTTGCTACCCGCTCAAACACCACCACCTGCAATGAGTTTAGCGAGTAACGATCACGTGTATATCTCTAGTATATTACCAGCGA ATGGTCCCGCACCCTTCAAGCAACCGATGTACATTTTGCAACCGCTAAACACTGATATTGACAATTCAAGGAGGAATACAGCGAGATCAGATTCTGTGCAAGAGACGGAAGCAAAGTCCAGAGGTGAAGGTAGAGGACAGACGTTGACTCTGATGGAGGACGGAAGTCTGGGAATGATGGAAATAGCTTGCTGGAATGAAACGTGA